In one window of Pseudomonas benzenivorans DNA:
- the tatB gene encoding Sec-independent protein translocase protein TatB: protein MFDIGFTELLLVGLVALLVLGPERLPGAVRTAGLWIGRIKRSFSAIKAEVEREIGADEIRRQLHNEKILELEREMKAMKQDLLSPATTAQPEKTAEPATPDASQDKPAQP, encoded by the coding sequence ATGTTCGACATCGGCTTCACCGAACTGCTGCTGGTCGGCCTGGTCGCCCTGCTGGTGCTCGGCCCCGAGCGCCTGCCCGGTGCCGTGCGCACGGCTGGCCTGTGGATCGGCCGGATCAAGCGCAGCTTCAGCGCGATCAAGGCCGAGGTCGAGCGTGAAATCGGCGCAGACGAGATCCGTCGGCAGCTGCACAACGAGAAGATCCTCGAACTGGAGCGGGAGATGAAGGCGATGAAGCAGGACCTGCTGTCGCCCGCCACGACCGCCCAGCCCGAGAAGACCGCCGAACCCGCCACGCCGGACGCCAGCCAGGACAAGCCCGCCCAACCATGA
- a CDS encoding UPF0158 family protein → MRPLTLDLPRIEQALLSQAEIEHYLDLVNGSVLSVAPGDPPPGADEKYDVQPDRYLAIDPLPLGQALALREAFLDGLHDPQAHSLLSHALAGRKPLRTFDYQLEALPRVRQAWLAFQAQQVRELALEWLQDNGLEQVRH, encoded by the coding sequence ATGCGCCCTTTGACTCTAGACCTGCCACGCATCGAACAGGCCCTGCTCAGTCAGGCCGAGATCGAACACTACCTGGACCTGGTCAACGGCAGCGTGCTGAGCGTCGCCCCCGGCGATCCGCCGCCCGGGGCCGACGAGAAGTACGACGTGCAGCCGGACCGCTACCTGGCCATCGACCCCCTGCCCCTAGGCCAGGCCCTGGCCCTGCGCGAGGCCTTTCTGGACGGCCTGCACGATCCCCAGGCGCACAGCCTGCTCAGCCACGCCCTGGCCGGGCGCAAGCCGCTGCGGACCTTCGACTATCAGCTGGAAGCCCTGCCGCGGGTGCGTCAGGCCTGGCTCGCCTTCCAGGCCCAGCAGGTGCGCGAGCTGGCGCTGGAGTGGCTGCAGGACAACGGCCTGGAGCAGGTCCGGCACTAG
- the tatA gene encoding twin-arginine translocase TatA/TatE family subunit, which translates to MGFGGISIWQLLIILLIVVMLFGTKRLKNLGGDLGDAIKGFRKSMGNGEEDKPAVDEHKGQTIDAQARKVEEPAKKD; encoded by the coding sequence ATGGGATTCGGTGGCATTAGCATCTGGCAACTCCTGATCATCCTGCTGATCGTGGTCATGCTGTTCGGCACCAAGCGCCTGAAGAACCTGGGCGGCGACCTGGGCGACGCGATCAAGGGCTTCCGCAAGTCGATGGGCAACGGCGAGGAAGACAAGCCGGCGGTGGACGAGCACAAGGGCCAGACCATCGACGCCCAGGCGCGCAAGGTCGAAGAGCCGGCGAAGAAAGACTAA
- a CDS encoding 16S rRNA (uracil(1498)-N(3))-methyltransferase, with amino-acid sequence MNLLLLEDGDFVAADRVVLSGRRLKHLHEVHRAEAGDSLRVGRLNGPMGRGQLLTLSTDEAELQVELDQPPPAKLPLTLLLALPRPKMLRRVLQTVSAMGVPRLILLNSYRVEKSFWQTPFLEPAAIREQLVLGLEQARDTVLPEVLIEKRFKPFVEDRLPQLSAGSLGLVGHPGPYPACPRAVDGPVTLAIGPEGGWIAYEVEKLQAAGLAPVQLGERILRVETAVSALLARLF; translated from the coding sequence GTGAACCTGCTGCTGCTGGAAGACGGCGACTTCGTCGCCGCCGATCGCGTGGTGCTCAGTGGCCGGCGCCTCAAGCACCTGCACGAGGTGCACCGCGCCGAGGCCGGCGACAGCCTGCGGGTCGGCCGCCTGAATGGCCCGATGGGCCGCGGACAGCTGCTCACTCTCAGCACCGACGAAGCCGAACTGCAGGTCGAACTCGATCAGCCGCCGCCGGCCAAGCTGCCGCTGACCCTGCTGCTGGCCCTGCCACGGCCGAAGATGCTCCGGCGCGTGCTGCAGACGGTCAGCGCCATGGGCGTGCCGCGGCTGATCCTGCTCAACAGCTACCGGGTCGAGAAGAGCTTCTGGCAGACCCCCTTCCTCGAGCCGGCGGCCATCCGCGAGCAGCTGGTACTCGGCCTGGAGCAGGCCCGCGACACCGTGCTGCCCGAGGTGCTGATCGAGAAACGCTTCAAGCCCTTCGTCGAGGACCGCCTGCCACAGCTGAGCGCCGGCAGCCTCGGCCTGGTCGGCCATCCCGGCCCCTACCCCGCCTGCCCGCGCGCCGTCGACGGGCCAGTCACCCTGGCCATAGGCCCGGAGGGCGGCTGGATTGCCTACGAGGTGGAGAAGCTGCAGGCCGCGGGCCTCGCGCCGGTGCAGCTGGGCGAGCGCATCCTGCGCGTGGAAACCGCGGTCAGCGCCCTGCTGGCTCGGCTGTTCTAA
- a CDS encoding phosphoribosyl-ATP diphosphatase, giving the protein MTDTLSRLAEVLEARKGAAADSSYVASLYHKGLNKILEKVGEESVETILAAKDAAASGDCSELIYETADLWFHSLVMLAALGQHPQAVLDELDRRFGLSGHAEKAARPQN; this is encoded by the coding sequence ATGACTGACACCCTGAGCCGCCTGGCCGAAGTGCTGGAGGCGCGCAAGGGCGCCGCCGCCGACAGTTCCTACGTCGCCAGCCTGTACCACAAGGGCCTGAACAAGATCCTCGAGAAGGTCGGCGAGGAGTCGGTGGAGACCATACTCGCCGCCAAGGACGCCGCCGCCAGCGGCGACTGCAGCGAGCTGATCTACGAGACCGCCGACCTGTGGTTCCACAGCCTGGTCATGCTCGCCGCCCTCGGCCAGCACCCCCAGGCCGTGCTGGACGAGCTGGACCGGCGCTTCGGCCTGTCCGGGCATGCGGAAAAGGCCGCGCGCCCGCAAAACTGA
- the pip gene encoding prolyl aminopeptidase yields the protein MQTLYPEIKPHARHELAVEEPHVLYVDESGSPDGLPVVFIHGGPGAGCDALSRRFFDPNLYRIVTFDQRGCGRSTPHASLENNTTWHLVADLERIREHLGIDKWVLFGGSWGSTLALAYAQTHPERVHGLILRGIFLCRPQEFHWFYQEGASRLFPDYWQDYVAPIPVEERGNLMQAFYKRLTGTDQIAQMHAAKAWSSWEGRTATLRPNPQVVERFSEAHRALSIARIECHYFVNNAFLEADQLIRDMSKIAHLPGVIVHGRYDVICPLDNAWELHQAWPNSELQIIRDAGHSAAEVGITDALVRAANQMARRLLNLAPDEA from the coding sequence ATGCAGACTTTGTATCCGGAGATCAAACCCCACGCCCGCCATGAATTGGCGGTGGAAGAGCCGCACGTGCTCTACGTGGACGAGAGTGGCTCGCCGGACGGTCTGCCGGTGGTGTTCATCCACGGCGGTCCCGGTGCCGGCTGCGACGCCTTGAGCCGGCGCTTCTTCGACCCCAACCTGTACCGCATCGTCACCTTCGACCAGCGCGGCTGCGGGCGCTCCACGCCCCATGCCAGCCTGGAAAACAACACCACCTGGCACCTGGTCGCCGACCTCGAGCGCATCCGCGAGCACCTGGGCATCGACAAGTGGGTGCTGTTCGGCGGCTCCTGGGGCTCGACCCTGGCCCTGGCCTATGCCCAGACCCACCCCGAGCGGGTGCATGGGCTGATCCTGCGCGGCATCTTCCTGTGCCGCCCCCAGGAGTTCCACTGGTTCTACCAGGAGGGCGCCAGCCGCCTGTTCCCCGACTACTGGCAGGACTATGTGGCACCGATCCCGGTCGAGGAGCGCGGCAACCTGATGCAGGCCTTCTACAAGCGCCTGACCGGCACCGACCAGATCGCCCAGATGCACGCGGCCAAGGCCTGGTCCAGCTGGGAGGGACGCACCGCCACCCTGCGCCCCAACCCGCAGGTGGTCGAGCGCTTCAGCGAGGCACACCGCGCCCTGTCGATCGCCCGCATCGAGTGCCATTATTTCGTCAACAACGCCTTCCTCGAGGCCGATCAGCTGATTCGCGACATGAGCAAGATAGCCCACCTGCCGGGGGTCATAGTGCATGGCCGCTACGACGTGATCTGCCCCCTGGACAACGCCTGGGAGCTGCACCAGGCCTGGCCCAACAGCGAGTTGCAGATCATCCGCGATGCCGGCCACTCGGCGGCCGAGGTCGGCATCACCGATGCGCTGGTGCGGGCGGCCAACCAGATGGCCCGGCGCCTGCTCAACCTGGCGCCGGACGAAGCATGA
- the dtd gene encoding D-aminoacyl-tRNA deacylase translates to MKALIQRVRGARVEVAGEVVGAIDQGLLALVGVEPQDTPESVAKLLHKLLNYRVFGDAEGKMNLSLGDVGGGLLLVSQFTLAADTKSGLRPSFSSAAPPALGAALFELLVEQARARHAQVATGRFGAEMQVHLVNDGPVTFLLEV, encoded by the coding sequence ATGAAGGCGCTGATCCAGCGGGTGCGCGGCGCCCGGGTGGAAGTCGCCGGCGAGGTGGTCGGGGCCATCGATCAGGGCCTGCTGGCGCTGGTCGGCGTGGAACCCCAGGACACGCCGGAGTCGGTCGCCAAGCTGCTGCACAAGCTGCTCAACTACCGGGTGTTCGGCGATGCCGAGGGCAAGATGAACCTGTCCCTCGGCGATGTCGGCGGCGGCCTGCTGCTGGTGTCGCAGTTCACCCTGGCCGCCGACACCAAGAGCGGCCTGCGCCCGAGCTTCTCCAGCGCCGCACCGCCGGCCCTGGGCGCCGCGCTGTTCGAGCTGCTGGTCGAGCAGGCCAGGGCGCGGCACGCCCAGGTCGCCACCGGGCGCTTCGGCGCCGAGATGCAGGTGCACCTGGTCAACGATGGCCCGGTGACCTTCCTCCTCGAGGTCTGA
- the hisI gene encoding phosphoribosyl-AMP cyclohydrolase translates to MNDWLDEINWNSDGLVPAIAQDHQTGRVLMMAWMNREALALTAAEQRAIYWSRSRGKLWRKGEESGHVQKLHELRLDCDADVIILKVEQLGGIACHTGRESCFYRVLEDGAWKTVDAVRKDPHAIYSAGHAHD, encoded by the coding sequence ATGAACGATTGGCTCGACGAGATCAACTGGAACAGCGACGGCCTAGTGCCGGCGATCGCCCAGGACCACCAGACTGGCCGCGTGCTGATGATGGCCTGGATGAACCGCGAGGCCCTGGCCCTGACCGCCGCCGAGCAGCGCGCCATCTACTGGTCACGCTCGCGTGGCAAGCTATGGCGCAAGGGCGAAGAGTCCGGCCATGTGCAGAAGCTGCACGAGCTGCGCCTGGACTGCGACGCCGACGTGATCATCCTCAAGGTCGAACAGCTCGGCGGCATCGCCTGCCACACCGGCCGCGAGAGCTGCTTCTACCGGGTGCTCGAGGACGGCGCCTGGAAAACCGTCGATGCGGTGCGCAAAGACCCGCACGCCATCTACAGCGCAGGACATGCCCATGACTGA
- the hutI gene encoding imidazolonepropionase, giving the protein MNTVWHNCHAATLADGRYAIIEDAAVVTRGHLIEWIGPRAELPVADSAEHIDLGGAWLTPGLIDCHTHLVFGGDRSGEFEQRLQGVSYAEIAAAGGGIASTVRATREAGEEQLLASAARRLRSLLREGVTTVEIKSGYGLDLASERKMLRVIRRLGEHLPVTVRATCLAAHALPAEYAERADAYIDLVCHEILPVLADEGLIDAVDAFCEYLAFSPAQVERVFQRARELGLPVKLHAEQLSSLHGASLAARYGALSADHLEFIDESDVQAMAAAGSVAVLLPGAFYFLRETQLPPIETLRRHGVAMAIASDLNPGTSPALSLRLMMNMACTLFRLTPEEALAGVTLHAARALGLGASHGSLEVGKVADFVAWDIRHPAELAYWLGGELPKRVVRHGREVRHG; this is encoded by the coding sequence ATGAACACCGTCTGGCATAACTGCCATGCCGCCACCCTGGCGGATGGACGCTACGCGATCATCGAGGATGCGGCCGTGGTCACCCGCGGCCACCTCATCGAGTGGATAGGCCCGCGCGCCGAGCTGCCGGTCGCCGACTCTGCCGAGCACATCGACCTCGGCGGCGCCTGGCTGACCCCGGGGCTGATCGATTGCCACACCCACCTGGTGTTCGGCGGCGATCGCAGCGGCGAATTCGAGCAGCGCCTGCAGGGCGTCAGCTATGCCGAGATCGCCGCCGCCGGTGGCGGCATCGCCAGCACCGTGCGCGCCACCCGCGAGGCCGGCGAGGAGCAGCTGCTGGCGAGCGCCGCTCGGCGCCTGCGCAGCCTGCTGCGCGAGGGGGTGACCACGGTGGAGATCAAGTCCGGCTACGGCCTCGACCTGGCCAGCGAGCGCAAGATGCTGCGGGTGATCCGCCGTCTCGGCGAGCACCTGCCGGTCACCGTGCGCGCCACCTGCCTGGCGGCCCATGCCCTGCCGGCCGAGTACGCCGAACGCGCCGATGCCTATATCGACCTGGTCTGCCACGAGATCCTCCCGGTGCTGGCCGACGAGGGGCTGATCGATGCGGTCGATGCCTTCTGCGAGTACCTGGCCTTCTCTCCGGCGCAGGTCGAGCGGGTGTTCCAGCGCGCCCGCGAACTGGGCCTGCCGGTCAAACTGCATGCCGAGCAGCTCTCCTCGCTGCACGGCGCCAGCCTGGCGGCACGCTACGGCGCGCTGTCGGCGGATCACCTGGAGTTCATCGACGAGTCCGACGTGCAGGCCATGGCCGCCGCCGGTAGCGTGGCGGTGCTGTTGCCGGGAGCCTTCTACTTCCTGCGCGAGACCCAGTTGCCGCCCATCGAGACGCTGCGTCGGCACGGCGTGGCCATGGCGATCGCCAGCGACCTCAACCCCGGCACCTCGCCGGCGCTGTCGCTGCGCCTGATGATGAACATGGCCTGCACCCTGTTCCGCCTGACCCCGGAGGAGGCCCTGGCCGGCGTCACCCTGCACGCCGCCCGCGCCCTCGGTCTGGGCGCCAGCCACGGCAGCCTGGAGGTCGGCAAGGTCGCCGACTTCGTCGCCTGGGACATCCGCCACCCCGCGGAACTGGCCTACTGGCTGGGCGGCGAACTGCCCAAGCGGGTCGTCCGCCATGGCCGGGAGGTGCGGCATGGATGA
- a CDS encoding autotransporter domain-containing protein: MTFPLKALTAAVLLAAMPAATHANPYSQLVIFGDSLSDSGQFPDTGSPLLGGNPTGGLRFTNRTGPNFLANNSEYFDAVSTQRLAAHLGLQALPSTPILPQVLTGNADGSNYAVGGYRTDQILASITAANGSVVNAGGGISRTRNGYLVDVPRVDPDALFYVNGGGNDVLQGVITNPASAAAAAANLVAGVAALQRAGARTIIVSDLPDVGLSPAGFASGFRAAWSGAAALYNDALASQLSALGGNVIRLNFRGLLSEVQGDLATYGFDPLVSQTDVCFSGSGCLADPTWGLGGASPNPNKLLFNDGVHPTAAVQQISADYVFSILAAPWQVSLLPEMAMASLTGHQQQLRSTWQADRGAWQAVGRWRSFVDASGQRQSFQEGEAVAAGDSDAYGLNLGGSYRLDDNWRLGLALGLQEQSLEAGEADSEYDLRSYLLSTFAQYQNGRVWADASLSLGHLDYHDLDRQFALGISERSEKGDTDGRLWALSGRLGYDLANAGSGWRISPFISADYARVDVDGYRERGQRATALHFADQQRDSRRLGIGLQANYQLSPATQVFGEIAREREFEDDARQLRLGLSAVAGNSFELQGHTAASGQTLAGLGISHALAESLRVRAAYQLRGTEDRQHGVNLSLDWDW; this comes from the coding sequence ATGACTTTTCCCCTCAAAGCCCTGACCGCAGCAGTACTCCTGGCCGCAATGCCGGCCGCCACCCACGCCAATCCCTACTCGCAACTGGTGATCTTCGGCGACTCGCTGAGTGACAGCGGCCAGTTCCCCGATACCGGCAGCCCCTTGCTGGGCGGTAACCCGACCGGCGGCCTGCGTTTCACCAACCGCACCGGCCCCAACTTCCTGGCGAACAACAGCGAATACTTCGACGCGGTCTCCACCCAGCGCCTGGCCGCCCACCTCGGCCTGCAGGCCCTGCCTTCCACGCCGATCCTGCCCCAGGTGCTGACCGGCAATGCCGATGGCAGCAACTATGCGGTCGGTGGTTATCGCACCGACCAGATCCTCGCCTCGATCACCGCGGCCAACGGTTCGGTGGTCAATGCCGGCGGGGGCATCAGCAGGACGCGCAACGGCTACCTGGTGGATGTGCCGCGGGTCGATCCCGACGCGCTGTTCTATGTCAACGGCGGCGGCAACGACGTGCTGCAAGGCGTGATCACCAACCCGGCCAGCGCCGCCGCAGCGGCCGCCAACCTGGTGGCCGGGGTCGCCGCCCTGCAGCGGGCGGGGGCGCGCACCATCATCGTCTCCGACCTGCCGGACGTCGGCCTCAGCCCCGCCGGTTTCGCCAGCGGCTTTCGCGCGGCCTGGTCCGGCGCTGCGGCGCTGTACAACGATGCGCTGGCCAGCCAGCTGTCGGCCCTGGGCGGCAATGTCATCCGCCTGAACTTCCGCGGCCTGCTGAGCGAGGTGCAGGGCGACCTGGCAACCTATGGCTTCGACCCGCTGGTCAGCCAGACCGATGTCTGCTTCAGCGGCAGTGGCTGCCTGGCCGACCCGACCTGGGGCCTGGGCGGCGCCTCGCCCAACCCGAACAAGTTGCTGTTCAACGACGGCGTGCACCCCACCGCGGCGGTGCAGCAGATCAGCGCCGATTATGTCTTCTCGATTCTCGCCGCGCCCTGGCAGGTCTCGCTGCTGCCGGAGATGGCCATGGCCAGCCTCACCGGCCATCAGCAGCAGCTGCGCAGCACCTGGCAGGCCGACCGCGGCGCCTGGCAGGCCGTCGGCCGGTGGCGCAGCTTCGTCGATGCCAGTGGCCAGCGTCAGAGTTTCCAGGAAGGCGAGGCGGTGGCCGCGGGCGACAGCGACGCCTATGGCCTGAACCTGGGCGGCAGCTACCGGCTGGATGACAACTGGCGCCTGGGCCTGGCCCTGGGCCTGCAGGAGCAGAGCCTGGAGGCCGGCGAGGCCGACTCCGAGTACGACCTGCGCAGCTACCTGCTCAGCACCTTTGCCCAGTACCAGAACGGGCGCGTGTGGGCCGATGCCAGCCTCAGCCTGGGCCATCTGGACTACCACGACCTCGATCGCCAGTTTGCCCTGGGCATCAGCGAGCGCAGCGAGAAGGGCGACACCGATGGCCGGCTCTGGGCGCTGTCCGGGCGCCTGGGTTACGACCTGGCCAATGCCGGCAGCGGTTGGCGGATCAGCCCCTTCATCAGCGCCGACTACGCCCGGGTGGATGTGGATGGCTATCGCGAGCGCGGCCAGCGCGCCACGGCGCTGCACTTCGCCGATCAGCAGCGCGACAGCCGGCGCCTGGGCATCGGCCTGCAGGCCAACTACCAGTTGAGTCCGGCGACCCAGGTGTTCGGCGAGATCGCCCGCGAGCGTGAGTTCGAGGACGATGCGCGCCAGTTGCGCCTGGGGCTGAGCGCGGTGGCCGGCAACAGCTTCGAGCTGCAAGGCCATACCGCCGCCAGCGGCCAGACCCTGGCGGGCCTGGGCATCAGCCACGCGCTGGCCGAGTCACTGCGGGTACGCGCGGCCTACCAGCTGCGCGGCACCGAGGATCGCCAGCACGGCGTCAACCTGTCCCTCGACTGGGACTGGTAA
- the tatC gene encoding twin-arginine translocase subunit TatC, whose translation MSRPTEGDQEMPLVSHLTELRTRLLRSVVAVLALFAGLFYFAQDIYALVAAPLRAYLPEGATMIATGVASPFLTPFKLTMMVALFLSMPIILHQIWGFIAPGLYKHEKRIAVPLLISSILLFYGGMAFAYFVVFPIMFGFFASVTPEGVAMMTDIGQYLDFVLTLFFAFGVAFEIPVATFLLIWVGLVDVATLRKSRPYVIVGCFAVGMLLTPPDIFSQTLLAVPMWLLFESGVFFGSLIRRRAEHDAEAEPEAESEDQPPAPQP comes from the coding sequence ATGAGCCGACCAACCGAAGGCGACCAGGAAATGCCCCTGGTCTCGCACCTGACCGAGCTGCGCACGCGCCTGCTGCGCAGCGTCGTGGCGGTGCTCGCGCTGTTCGCCGGGCTGTTCTACTTCGCCCAGGACATCTACGCCCTGGTCGCCGCGCCGCTGCGCGCCTACCTGCCGGAAGGCGCGACCATGATCGCCACCGGGGTCGCCTCGCCCTTCCTGACCCCGTTCAAGCTGACCATGATGGTCGCCCTGTTCCTGTCGATGCCGATCATCCTGCACCAGATCTGGGGCTTCATCGCCCCGGGGCTGTACAAGCACGAGAAACGCATCGCCGTGCCGCTGCTGATCTCCAGCATCCTGCTGTTCTACGGCGGCATGGCCTTCGCCTATTTCGTGGTGTTCCCGATCATGTTCGGCTTCTTCGCCAGCGTCACCCCGGAAGGGGTGGCGATGATGACCGACATCGGCCAGTACCTGGACTTCGTCCTGACCCTGTTCTTCGCCTTCGGCGTGGCCTTCGAGATCCCGGTGGCGACCTTCCTGCTGATCTGGGTCGGCCTGGTCGACGTCGCCACCCTGCGCAAGAGCCGTCCCTACGTCATCGTCGGCTGCTTCGCCGTGGGCATGCTGCTGACCCCGCCGGACATCTTCTCCCAGACCCTGCTGGCCGTGCCGATGTGGCTGCTGTTCGAGTCCGGCGTGTTCTTCGGCAGCCTGATCCGGCGCCGCGCCGAGCACGACGCCGAGGCGGAACCCGAGGCGGAATCCGAAGACCAGCCCCCCGCGCCGCAACCGTGA
- the hutG gene encoding N-formylglutamate deformylase has protein sequence MDEVLSFSRGRVPLLISMPHAGTRLTDEVEAGLVEQARSLPDTDWHIPRLYDFAAELGASTLAAQYSRFVIDLNRPADDTPLYASATTGLFPETLFDGTPLFRPGQQPSAAARADYLARIWTPYHQCLAAELARLKAEFGYALLFDAHSICSRVPRLFDGRLPDFNLGTHSGASCAPELAARLQASCARAEGYSQALNGRFKGGHITRHYGRPGEQVHAVQLELAQCNYMDEQPPYAYRSDLAAPTRAVIRDLLETLLAWGRERYGG, from the coding sequence ATGGATGAGGTCTTGAGCTTCAGCCGCGGTCGCGTCCCGCTGCTGATCAGCATGCCCCACGCCGGCACCCGCCTGACGGACGAGGTCGAGGCCGGCCTGGTGGAGCAGGCGCGCAGCCTGCCGGACACCGACTGGCATATCCCGCGGCTGTACGACTTCGCCGCCGAGCTGGGGGCCAGCACCCTGGCGGCGCAGTACTCGCGCTTCGTCATCGACCTCAACCGCCCGGCGGACGATACGCCCCTGTACGCCAGCGCCACCACCGGCCTGTTTCCCGAGACCCTGTTCGACGGCACGCCGCTGTTCCGCCCGGGGCAGCAGCCCTCAGCCGCGGCGCGGGCGGACTATCTGGCGCGGATCTGGACGCCCTATCACCAGTGCCTGGCCGCCGAGCTGGCGCGGCTCAAGGCCGAGTTCGGCTATGCCCTGCTGTTCGACGCCCACTCGATCTGCTCGCGGGTGCCGCGTCTGTTCGACGGCCGCCTGCCGGACTTCAACCTGGGCACCCACAGCGGGGCGAGCTGCGCGCCCGAGCTGGCCGCGCGCCTGCAGGCCAGCTGCGCGCGGGCCGAGGGTTACAGCCAGGCGCTCAACGGCCGTTTCAAGGGCGGGCATATCACCCGTCACTATGGTCGCCCCGGGGAGCAGGTGCATGCCGTGCAGCTGGAGCTGGCGCAGTGCAACTACATGGACGAGCAGCCGCCCTACGCCTACCGCAGCGACCTCGCCGCCCCGACCCGGGCGGTCATCCGCGACCTGCTCGAGACCCTGCTCGCCTGGGGGCGCGAGCGCTACGGGGGGTGA
- the ubiB gene encoding ubiquinone biosynthesis regulatory protein kinase UbiB, whose amino-acid sequence MKLLAARRLLRIQRVVIRYRLDDLLFDLPLPLWLRALRYALPWHWLPRRTLQLSRGERLRLALEELGPIFIKFGQLLSTRRDLLPPDVADELARLQDQVPPFDPAHSLALIEAQLGAKVGEVFARFDAKPLASASVAQVHAAQLKSGEEVVVKVIRPGLKPVIRQDLAWLFILARLAEKASPDARRLRPVEVVSDYEKTIYDELDLLREAANASQLRRNFEGSPLLYVPQVYWDLCRPKVLVMERIYGVPVTDLASLADQRTDMKLLAERGVEIFFTQVFRDSFFHADMHPGNIFVSTRQPWNPQYIAIDCGIIGSLTAEDQDYLARNLLAFFKRDYRRVAQLHIDSGWVPAQTRVNDFEAAIRTVCEPIFERPLKDISFGQLLLRLFQTARRFNMEVQPQLVLLQKTLLNIEGLGRQLYPDLDLWSTAQPFLERWMRERISPRHLLRNLQQQVEQVPHLSQMARDTLERLNQQQPTAKAEPTAKQQWPIRLLGALLVAGAAAQGLALSLPAWPSWVTLAGGLYLVLRR is encoded by the coding sequence ATGAAGCTGCTCGCCGCCCGTCGTCTGCTACGCATCCAGCGCGTGGTCATCCGCTACCGGCTCGATGACCTGCTGTTCGACCTGCCGCTGCCGCTGTGGCTGCGCGCCCTGCGCTACGCCCTGCCCTGGCACTGGCTGCCACGCCGCACGCTGCAGCTGTCGCGCGGCGAGCGCCTGCGCCTGGCCCTGGAGGAGCTGGGGCCGATCTTCATCAAGTTCGGCCAACTGCTGTCCACCCGCCGCGACCTGCTGCCGCCGGACGTGGCCGACGAGCTGGCCAGGCTGCAGGATCAGGTGCCGCCCTTCGACCCGGCCCACTCCCTGGCGCTGATCGAGGCCCAGCTGGGGGCCAAGGTCGGCGAGGTGTTCGCCCGCTTCGACGCCAAGCCGCTGGCCTCGGCCTCGGTCGCCCAGGTGCATGCCGCGCAGCTCAAGAGCGGCGAGGAAGTGGTGGTCAAGGTGATCCGCCCGGGCCTCAAGCCGGTGATCCGCCAGGACCTGGCCTGGTTGTTCATCCTCGCCCGGCTGGCCGAGAAGGCCTCCCCCGACGCCCGCCGCCTGCGCCCGGTGGAGGTGGTGAGCGACTACGAGAAGACCATCTACGACGAACTCGACCTGCTGCGCGAGGCGGCCAACGCCAGCCAGCTGCGGCGCAACTTCGAGGGCTCGCCGCTGCTCTACGTGCCCCAGGTGTACTGGGACCTGTGCCGGCCCAAGGTGCTGGTGATGGAACGCATCTACGGCGTGCCGGTGACCGACCTGGCCAGCCTGGCCGACCAGCGCACCGACATGAAGCTGCTGGCCGAACGCGGGGTGGAGATCTTCTTCACCCAGGTGTTCCGCGACAGCTTCTTCCACGCCGACATGCACCCCGGCAACATCTTCGTCAGCACCCGCCAGCCGTGGAACCCGCAGTACATCGCCATCGACTGCGGCATCATCGGCAGCCTCACCGCCGAGGACCAGGACTACCTGGCGCGCAACCTGCTGGCCTTCTTCAAGCGCGACTACCGCCGCGTCGCCCAGCTGCACATCGACTCCGGCTGGGTGCCGGCGCAGACCCGGGTCAACGACTTCGAGGCGGCCATCCGCACCGTGTGCGAGCCGATCTTCGAGCGCCCGCTCAAGGACATCTCCTTCGGCCAGCTGCTGCTGCGCCTGTTCCAGACCGCGCGGCGCTTCAACATGGAGGTGCAGCCGCAGCTGGTGCTGCTGCAGAAGACCCTGCTCAACATCGAGGGCCTGGGCCGCCAGCTGTACCCGGACCTGGACCTGTGGAGTACCGCCCAGCCCTTCCTCGAGCGCTGGATGCGCGAGCGCATCAGCCCGCGCCATCTGCTGCGCAACCTGCAGCAGCAGGTCGAGCAGGTGCCGCACCTGTCGCAGATGGCCCGCGACACCCTGGAACGCCTCAATCAGCAGCAACCGACGGCCAAGGCCGAGCCCACCGCCAAGCAGCAGTGGCCAATCCGCCTGCTCGGCGCCCTGCTGGTCGCCGGTGCGGCGGCCCAGGGCCTGGCCCTGAGTCTGCCGGCCTGGCCCAGCTGGGTCACCCTGGCCGGCGGTCTCTACCTGGTGCTGCGCCGATAG